A stretch of DNA from Brevibacillus ruminantium:
AAGGCGTTCTCGAACAGGTCGGCACCCCTGCTGATATTTACGACCGTCCCGCTACAAGGTTCGTTGCAGAATTTATCGGAGAAACCAACCTGCTGACCGGAACAGTTACAGGCCGGGATACAGACCGGATGCTGATTGACTGCGAGGGCATACAGGTCGCCACTGCTTTTCAGTCTGTACCGGAAAATGAAAAGGTAACAGTAGCGATCCGGCCGGAAAAATCAGCTTTAAGTCTGGAGCCAGTGGATACGGAGCCCGGTCGTCTGGTACAGATCCCCGCACGCCTGACGGAGCGGATTTACTGCGGAGGCATTACACGGACCGTCGTCACCTTGCACGGCGGCGTTCCCTTTGTCGCGGTGGAAAAAACAGATCAGCTCCTGCCCGTCAGTGAAGGCGACCAACTGTTCGTCAACTGGCAACCAGAGCACGGGGTGGTGTTAACCCGATGAAAGCCCCGGTAATCGACTCTGCCGCGCTCCGAAAGACTGCAAGCGAAAATCCGAAACGGCTTGGCCGCGATTACGGGAAAACCTGGACAATCGGCCCCATCGTGATCTGGATGGTTGCCTTGTTCCTGTTGCCCCTTCTTTTGATTTTAGGGGTCAGCTTCTTTTCCCGCAGCACTTTTGGCGGGATTGAAATGCCGCTTACGCTGGAAAACTACGTCCGTTTTATCGACCCGCTCTATATCAAGATTCTTTGGATCTCCTGTGTTCTCGCATTCTTTACGACGGCGATCTGTCTGGTGCTCGGCTATCCCTTTGCCTACATCATTGCCCGTTCCCCCGCCTCCTACCGAAATATCCTGCTGCTTTTGATTATCGTTCCTTTTTGGACGAATTCACTGATCCGCACCTATGCCTGGATCGTTCTGCTGCGCACCGAAGGAGTGATCAATACCCTTCTGCAGCAGATGGGCATTATCAGTCAGCCCCTCTCCCTGCTGTACAACGAAACGGCTGTCCTGATCGGACTGGTTTATACCATGCTGCCCTTTATGATCCTGCCGCTGTACGCCTCCATCGAAAAGCTGGATCGCTCGCTTCTGGAAGCATCCTCCGATCTCGGTGCCAAACCGCTGCAAACCTTTTGGAAGGTCACCTTGCCGCTTACGGCTCCGGGCATCATGGCCGGCTCCCTGCTCGTTTTCATACCGTCGCTCGGTCTCTTTTTCATCCCGGACCTGATGGGCGGCAGCAAAACCGTACTGATCGGCAATCTGATCAAAAATCAGTTTCTCACGGCACGGGACTGGCCCTTTGGTTCGGCCAGCTCGATTATCCTGATGGCGCTGACCCTGCTCTTTATAACGGCTTACATCCTGATCAGCAAAGACAAATCGGGAAAGGAGCTGATGTAGGATGCGCCACTCGCTCGGTAGCAAGCTCTCAGTCTTCTACGCTTCGCTCATCTACCTGTTTCTGTACATGCCGATTGCGATTTTGATCCTCTACTCCTTTAACCAATCCAAGCTGAATGCAGTCTGGACCGGCTTTACCTTTGACTGGTATTTCAAATTGATGCAGAACAGCGATGTCCTGGAAGCGATGAAGACCTCGCTGATTGTCGCGCTGATCAGCACGATCGCCGCCACAATGATCGGCACGCTGGCTGCTGTCGGGATGTACCGCTATCACTTTCGCGGCAAAACGGCTTTGGACGCGATGCTTTACCTGCCGATCGTCATTCCG
This window harbors:
- a CDS encoding ABC transporter permease, giving the protein MVALFLLPLLLILGVSFFSRSTFGGIEMPLTLENYVRFIDPLYIKILWISCVLAFFTTAICLVLGYPFAYIIARSPASYRNILLLLIIVPFWTNSLIRTYAWIVLLRTEGVINTLLQQMGIISQPLSLLYNETAVLIGLVYTMLPFMILPLYASIEKLDRSLLEASSDLGAKPLQTFWKVTLPLTAPGIMAGSLLVFIPSLGLFFIPDLMGGSKTVLIGNLIKNQFLTARDWPFGSASSIILMALTLLFITAYILISKDKSGKELM